The genomic stretch ATTTCTATTATCAATCACACTCAATATGCATTAAAATAACGAAATACTTTTAATGCGCAATATTATGTCCGACAACATCGTCGAAATTGATAACTTATCGTTTGGCTACAAAGGCCGATTGCTGCACAAGGGCATCAATATGGTGTTTCCACGTGGCAAGGTGGTGGCCATTATGGGCGGTAGCGGAAGCGGCAAAACCACCTTACTTCGTTTGATTGGTGGTCAGCTCAAGCCTAACTTGGGCGAAGTACGTGTTGACGGCGATGTCGTGCACGAGCAAAGCCGTGATGGTTTGTATCAATTGCGCCGCAAAATGGGCATGTTATTTCAATTTGGTGCGCTTTTTACTGATTTGTCCGTCTTCGAAAATGTCGCGTTCCCGATTCGCGAACATACCAACTTGCCAGAGTCTATGGTGCGTGACTTTGTGATGCTTAAATTAAATGCGGTAGGCCTTCGAGGCGCACATAATTTAATGCCAACAGAGCTTTCTGGTGGAATGGCCCGCCGCGTTGCATTGGCGCGCGCTGTTGCGCTAGATCCCCAAATTATCATGTATGACGAGCCGTTTGCTGGTCT from Candidatus Methylopumilus turicensis encodes the following:
- a CDS encoding ABC transporter ATP-binding protein; its protein translation is MSDNIVEIDNLSFGYKGRLLHKGINMVFPRGKVVAIMGGSGSGKTTLLRLIGGQLKPNLGEVRVDGDVVHEQSRDGLYQLRRKMGMLFQFGALFTDLSVFENVAFPIREHTNLPESMVRDFVMLKLNAVGLRGAHNLMPTELSGGMARRVALARAVALDPQIIMYDEPFAGLDPISMGVVCNLIRSLNDALGATSIVVTHDVHETFTFVDYIYFVSGGVVVAEGTPDELRSSSMPFVHQFVHGEADGPVPFHYPAPDYRKEMLRGHDA